A genomic region of Catalinimonas niigatensis contains the following coding sequences:
- a CDS encoding RNA polymerase sigma factor, translating to MKEQVSSTTEEYLWLLFREGSENAFDLIYGKMFPVLFNYGYRLCQDEEQVKDCIQNIFVEIWQKRDQVKEVHSLKHYFLKIMRRKIFKELGKRNDSAKSDFINLVKKEEYPLDSSFPGMHDLDYSASSVNSNRVMEFVGKLSDRKKEAILLKFYENLTYTEISEVMGLRDPKYARQLVYRSLDELRKNLVQVHNVSLASHTLFVFLLLCLMT from the coding sequence ATGAAAGAACAAGTATCAAGTACTACTGAAGAATACTTATGGTTATTATTTAGAGAGGGCAGTGAAAATGCATTCGACCTGATCTATGGAAAAATGTTTCCTGTATTGTTCAATTATGGGTACCGCTTGTGTCAGGATGAGGAACAAGTGAAAGACTGCATTCAAAATATTTTTGTGGAAATATGGCAGAAACGTGATCAGGTAAAAGAAGTGCACTCTCTTAAGCATTACTTTCTAAAGATCATGAGAAGGAAAATTTTCAAAGAACTGGGTAAAAGAAATGATTCTGCTAAATCAGATTTTATCAATCTTGTAAAGAAGGAAGAATATCCTCTGGATTCTTCTTTTCCTGGTATGCATGATTTGGACTATAGTGCTTCTTCGGTAAACTCAAACAGAGTAATGGAATTCGTAGGGAAATTGTCAGATAGAAAAAAGGAAGCAATCCTCCTGAAATTTTATGAGAACCTTACTTATACTGAGATAAGTGAAGTGATGGGGTTAAGAGACCCAAAATATGCCCGCCAACTGGTTTACCGCTCGTTGGATGAATTGAGAAAGAATTTGGTACAAGTGCATAACGTCAGTCTGGCGAGCCACACGTTGTTTGTTTTTCTCCTGCTCTGCTTAATGACATAG